CGGACCCCGAGGGCTTCGCCGCGATGGGCATCGTGGAAGCCCTGGTGCACACGCATGACCTGGCGCGAGGCCTCGGGCTCGGCTGGAGCCCACCCGCAGACCTGTGCTCGCGAGCGCTCGCCCGGCTGTTTCCACACGCACCGGAGCACACGGATCCGTGGAGCACTTTGCTGTGGGCCACGGGACGCGCCGAACTCTCCGGGCACCCTCGGCTCACCACATGGCGCTGGGACGGCACACCCCGGGCGTAGTCCGGGGTGCTCGCAGCGAAAGGAGGGGCAGGGCCGATGATCAGGCCGCCGCTGTTTCCCGGCCTCGTGCTCCCCAGACGTGCCCCACACCGGAGAGGAAGCTTTTCGCCATCCCGTCGACCTGCCCGTCCGGCGAGGACTTCTGGTTCGTGACCGGTTGCGGGGCAGTGCTACGAGCTGCGGGCGCCCCAGGCGAGAGTCGGCTGGAGGACGGCCTCGGCGAGCGCTCGGGTGCGCAGACTCGCGATCTCCTGGTATTCCGGGTCTGCGACCATGCGGGTGAACGCCTCGCGGTCGGGGTACCGGACGAGCAGCACTGCGTCCCAGTCCTGCCCTTCCTCGGCCACCAGGGGCGTCGCCCCGTCGCCCGCGTAGAGGACTTCGCCCCCGTACCGCTGGAGCAGGGGCCGCGCCTTCTGCGTGTACTGGTTGTACAAGGAGCGGCCGTCTGCGGCGAACCTCAACAGGTTGAGCATCACGATCGGGCCGTCCGGGAGCTCGTTCAACATACTTCTGAGGTCGGATCCTGAAGGATCGACTGCCATCGGTGACTCCCTTTGCCAGTTGGATGTTCGTACTGCATGTAGGCGGCACGAGTCTAGGTCCCGTAGATCGACCTGCATACCGTCCGGTCGGTATTTTGGTTCTCCCTCGGAGCGGCCCCGGAGGGTCCGCCCCTCGGTCCTGTAGAGAAGATCTGAACACCAGCACTACGCGTACTCGTCGCCGTCGACGATCGGAAGGGCAGTACTGCGCGAGCCACTCGGAGCTTGGTGCCGTGATGATCGCTCCGCGAACGTTGTCCAGTGCGCTCCCCGGTTCTCTTCCTCGAGGTGCTCGATCACGTCTCGGGCTTCCTCCGCGCTGCTGTCCATGCCGCCCCAGCCGGTCATGATGCGGCCGCCGTAGCTGAGACCGACCCGTCGACCGCGCATGTTGATGCCGTGCGGGTGCAGCACGAGACACGGCGTGCCCTTCGGTCGGACGGAACCCTCGTCGGTGGCATACCGGCCCATCAAGCTCTCGTTGTCCCGGAGTCGGAGTTCACCGCGCCGGTGACACCCGCCTTCCTCCACGGAGCTGTCGCGCTTCCTGGCCGAGGAGTTGGCGAGCCGGGTCAACGGCCGTTCCTCGGAGGCCCTGCTGTTCACGGCTCCGCAGGGTGGGGTCCTGAGGTGCGCGACTTCCGCCGTGCGGTTTTCGAAGCCGCCGTTCGCGACGTCGGACCGGAGGGATTCCACCCGCACGAGCTCAGGCGCACCGCGGCATCGCCGGCGATCGCCTCCGGCGCGGACGTGGAAATCGTCCAACGGGTGCTCGGGGACGAGACCGCCACGATGACGCTCGACCTCTGCGGGCACCTGTTCCCGGACCGACTCAACGAGATCGCCGATCGGATGGACGAAGCCGCGTGTGCCCCACGAGGAATCTTCGTAGGCGTGGCACATGGCTTGACCTGGGTGCCCTCGGCAGGACTCGAACCTGCGACACCCGCCTCCGGAGGGCGGTGCTCTATCCACTGAGCTACGAGGGCTCTGCTGTTGAACTGACTACAGCCTAACCCACGTCCCCTTCGGCCCGTGCGGCGGGGGTGATCGCGGAGTGCGGTGGGAAGGGTCGTGGGTGGCTCACCTCCCGGCGCGGATCGCTCGCGGGGATCGCTCGGGACGGAGAGGTGAGTGTTTTCTCGAATTCTGGGAAACGGTCCGGCCGTGGGGAGCACGTGAGTTCTTCGTGCGGTACCCGCTGGATAACCAGCGGGATTGCTTTTTTAGACTTCATCGGGTGACACCAGCAGCGCTTGCCGAACTCGTCCGAACGACCGCCGTAGACGTGCTGTCCGCCCGAGGGGTGGACACCTCGGTGCTGCCGGAGAACGTCACGGTCGAGCGGCCCCGGAACCCGGAAC
This genomic stretch from Actinopolyspora halophila DSM 43834 harbors:
- a CDS encoding DUF1330 domain-containing protein, giving the protein MAVDPSGSDLRSMLNELPDGPIVMLNLLRFAADGRSLYNQYTQKARPLLQRYGGEVLYAGDGATPLVAEEGQDWDAVLLVRYPDREAFTRMVADPEYQEIASLRTRALAEAVLQPTLAWGARSS